In a genomic window of Gemmatimonadetes bacterium T265:
- a CDS encoding membrane protein: MKTIGSILVWAAAALALAAAPARAHPMPRTHVLLDLDARGITAELQLPMNELEMGYQHPFLDDPRGRIAQYHDSLVAYIGHHVGLVSPDGRAWWVDVSPDLEVTTQDRVPTLVAHLRMLPPDGAPVRRFTLQYDVIQHQLITHRSLVAVRHDWDGGAVAGPPNVLAEIGYPTPTLVVDLPPGSAWRGFASVVRLGMRHIAEGTDHLLFLLVLLLPAALVPLRGTLVSGRADSRWGGYAGVRPSVRYLVRVVTAFTLGHSLTLAAGAVGLLRLPSRPVETLIALSILVSALHALKPLFAGREALVSGGFGLVHGLAFASVVAEFGLDPWHLTLSILGFNVGIELMQLTVVAVAVPWLLVLARTRAYAFVRVPGAVVAGAAAVAWMLERALGWANPVGPRVEAVAAHPAWIVGALAGAAVVATLVDARRAPTPPPAARSVSSPLPSL, encoded by the coding sequence ATGAAAACCATTGGATCGATCCTCGTGTGGGCGGCCGCCGCGCTCGCGCTCGCGGCCGCCCCGGCCCGCGCGCACCCGATGCCGCGCACGCACGTGCTGCTCGACCTCGACGCGCGCGGTATCACGGCCGAGCTCCAGCTGCCGATGAACGAGCTGGAGATGGGCTACCAGCACCCCTTCCTCGACGACCCGCGCGGGCGCATCGCGCAGTACCACGACAGCCTCGTCGCCTACATCGGGCACCACGTCGGCCTCGTCAGCCCCGACGGGCGCGCGTGGTGGGTGGACGTCTCGCCCGACTTGGAGGTGACGACGCAGGACCGCGTGCCGACGCTGGTCGCGCACCTCCGGATGCTGCCACCCGACGGGGCGCCGGTGCGCCGCTTCACGCTGCAGTACGACGTGATCCAGCACCAGCTCATCACGCACCGCTCGCTCGTCGCCGTGCGGCACGACTGGGACGGCGGCGCGGTCGCCGGCCCGCCGAACGTGTTGGCCGAGATCGGCTACCCGACGCCGACGCTCGTGGTCGACCTGCCACCCGGGAGCGCGTGGCGCGGCTTCGCGAGCGTCGTGCGGCTCGGAATGCGGCACATCGCGGAGGGCACAGACCACTTGCTGTTCCTGCTCGTGCTGCTGCTCCCGGCCGCGCTCGTTCCGCTCCGCGGTACGTTAGTCAGCGGCCGGGCCGACTCCCGCTGGGGCGGCTACGCCGGGGTGCGCCCGAGCGTGCGCTACCTCGTGCGGGTCGTGACCGCGTTCACGCTCGGCCACTCGCTGACGCTGGCCGCGGGCGCCGTCGGGCTGCTGCGGCTGCCGAGCCGGCCGGTGGAGACGCTCATCGCGCTGTCGATCCTCGTCTCCGCGCTGCACGCGCTCAAGCCGCTCTTTGCGGGGCGCGAGGCGCTCGTCTCGGGCGGGTTCGGCCTCGTGCACGGCCTCGCGTTCGCGAGTGTGGTGGCCGAGTTCGGGCTGGACCCGTGGCACCTGACGCTCTCGATCCTCGGCTTCAACGTCGGGATCGAGCTCATGCAGCTGACCGTCGTCGCCGTCGCGGTGCCGTGGCTGCTGGTCCTGGCGCGGACGCGCGCGTACGCGTTCGTGCGCGTGCCGGGCGCCGTCGTCGCGGGCGCGGCCGCGGTCGCGTGGATGCTCGAGCGCGCCCTTGGCTGGGCGAACCCGGTCGGCCCGCGGGTCGAGGCCGTCGCGGCGCACCCCGCGTGGATCGTCGGCGCGCTCGCCGGCGCCGCGGTCGTCGCCACCCTGGTCGACGCGCGGCGTGCCCCCACCCCGCCGCCCGCGGCGCGTTCCGTCTCGTCGCCTCTTCCTTCGTTGTGA
- a CDS encoding integron integrase: MRRFVHHSGDRHPAALDAGAVEAFLSDLATRHRVSASTQNQARAALLFLYRVVLEAPRPGLDGVTRAKRPPRLPTVLTRGEVDAVLAALGAARAPYLLVGRLLYGAGLRRMEGLHLRVKDLDIARGELLVRSGKGGKDRVTVLPAVAADALTVHLVRVRALHARDLADGGGRVAMPGALARKLPGAAASWPWQWVFPATSRYRDPATGAPCRHHLHETAVQRAVRDAAVRAGLTKRVTCHTFRHSFATHLLEAGYDIRTVQELLGHRDVRTTMIYTHVLNRGGRGVIGPIDLPARGGGPPAAPPAAPATPAADPDGRR; this comes from the coding sequence GTGCGTCGCTTCGTGCACCACAGCGGCGACCGTCACCCGGCGGCGCTGGACGCCGGCGCCGTCGAGGCGTTCCTCTCCGATCTCGCGACGCGCCACCGCGTGAGCGCGTCGACGCAAAACCAGGCCCGGGCCGCGCTCCTCTTCCTCTACCGGGTCGTGCTCGAGGCGCCGCGGCCCGGCCTCGACGGCGTGACCCGGGCGAAGCGCCCGCCGCGGCTGCCCACCGTCCTCACCCGCGGCGAAGTAGACGCCGTGCTCGCCGCGCTCGGGGCCGCGCGGGCGCCGTACCTGCTCGTCGGCCGGCTCCTGTACGGGGCGGGGCTCCGGCGCATGGAAGGCCTGCACCTCCGGGTGAAGGACCTGGACATCGCGCGCGGCGAACTCCTCGTCCGGTCGGGCAAGGGCGGGAAGGACCGCGTGACGGTGCTGCCGGCCGTCGCGGCGGACGCGCTGACCGTGCATCTCGTTCGAGTCCGCGCCCTCCACGCGCGCGACCTGGCCGACGGGGGCGGCCGGGTCGCCATGCCGGGCGCGCTCGCGCGCAAACTGCCCGGCGCGGCCGCGTCGTGGCCGTGGCAGTGGGTGTTCCCGGCGACGAGTCGGTATCGGGATCCGGCCACCGGCGCGCCCTGCCGCCACCACCTGCACGAGACCGCCGTCCAACGCGCCGTGCGCGACGCCGCGGTCCGCGCAGGGCTGACGAAGCGCGTCACCTGCCACACGTTCCGGCACTCGTTCGCCACGCACCTGCTCGAGGCCGGGTACGACATCCGGACCGTGCAAGAGCTGCTGGGGCACCGCGACGTGCGCACGACCATGATCTACACGCACGTGCTCAACCGCGGGGGGCGGGGCGTCATCGGCCCGATCGACCTGCCGGCCCGAGGCGGCGGGCCTCCGGCCGCGCCTCCGGCGGCCCCGGCAACTCCGGCGGCGGACCCGGACGGCCGCCGGTGA
- a CDS encoding IS110 family transposase: MLHSGLDLHKRTLAISTVDAEGRPVRDVQLPTKRAAITAYFAALPGGPGAQRAVVESTSNWYWLRDLLGAQGVDLRLAHSKHVKAISYAKVKTDAVDAATLAQLLRGDLVPEAHMVSAEWREARDLLRARLQLVRQQVRVKNTVTGLLAQYNVTDPDALPPLVQLRVRLLGEQFVLLSDQAKRLAAELNPVLVPTPDVQRLLWIPGIGRVVAFTIWLEVDGVARFPSARDFVSYCRLVPGAGNSGGRTRHKRTKDGNRYLKLAFSHAAVRAIQYFPEIRAFYQRLCRRKPPVVARAVVAKELARIVYYVLAKQEAFNGTFKGAPLSRTKKPKWPRLASPAV, translated from the coding sequence ATGCTGCACTCCGGCCTCGACCTGCACAAGCGGACGCTCGCCATCAGCACTGTCGACGCGGAGGGCCGCCCCGTGCGCGACGTGCAGCTGCCGACGAAGCGCGCCGCGATCACGGCCTACTTCGCCGCGCTGCCCGGTGGACCGGGCGCGCAGCGCGCGGTCGTCGAGTCCACCTCGAACTGGTACTGGCTCCGCGACCTGCTCGGGGCTCAGGGTGTTGATCTCCGGCTCGCGCACTCTAAGCATGTGAAGGCGATCAGCTACGCCAAGGTGAAGACCGACGCTGTCGATGCGGCGACCCTGGCCCAACTGCTCCGCGGCGATCTGGTCCCAGAGGCCCACATGGTGAGTGCGGAGTGGCGTGAGGCGCGCGATCTGCTGCGCGCCCGCCTGCAGCTCGTGCGACAGCAGGTCCGAGTGAAGAACACGGTCACCGGTCTGCTCGCGCAGTACAACGTGACCGACCCGGACGCGCTGCCGCCGCTCGTGCAGCTGCGAGTGCGGCTGCTCGGCGAGCAGTTCGTGCTCTTGAGCGATCAAGCCAAGCGACTCGCCGCGGAGCTCAACCCGGTGCTCGTCCCGACGCCCGATGTACAACGGCTGCTCTGGATCCCTGGCATCGGCCGCGTGGTCGCGTTCACGATCTGGCTCGAGGTCGACGGCGTCGCGCGCTTCCCGAGTGCCCGCGACTTCGTCAGCTACTGCCGGCTCGTGCCGGGAGCGGGCAACTCCGGCGGGAGGACGCGCCACAAGCGGACCAAGGACGGCAACCGCTACCTGAAGCTCGCCTTCAGCCACGCCGCCGTGCGTGCCATCCAGTACTTCCCCGAGATCCGCGCGTTCTACCAGCGGCTGTGTCGCCGCAAGCCGCCGGTCGTCGCGCGTGCGGTCGTCGCCAAGGAACTCGCGCGCATCGTCTACTACGTCCTCGCCAAGCAGGAGGCATTCAACGGCACATTCAAGGGCGCGCCCCTGAGTCGCACGAAGAAGCCGAAGTGGCCCCGCCTGGCCAGCCCCGCCGTCTAA